Proteins encoded by one window of Melospiza georgiana isolate bMelGeo1 chromosome 18, bMelGeo1.pri, whole genome shotgun sequence:
- the CLTCL1 gene encoding clathrin heavy chain 2 isoform X1, with translation MAQILPIRFQEHFQLQNLGINPANIGFSTLTMESDKFICIREKVGEQAQVVIIDMSDPTTPIRRPISAESAIMNPASKVIALKAGKTLQIFNIEMKSKMKAHTMAEEVIFWKWISVNTVALVTETAVYHWSMEGESQPQKMFDRHASLAGCQIINYRTDEHQKWLLLIGISAQQNRVVGAMQLYSVDRKVSQPIEGHAAAFAEFKIEGNAKPSTLFCFAVRSPAGGKLHIIEVGQPATGNQPFVKKAVDVFFPPEAQTDFPVAMQIGIKHGVIYLITKYGYIHMYDLESGVCIYMNRISADTIFVTAPHEPTSGIIGVNKKGQVLSVCVEEDNIVNYATNVLQNPDLGLRMAIRSNLAGAEELFARKFNTLFAQGNYADAAKVAASAPKGILRTSDTIRKFQSVPAQPGQASPLLQYFGILLDQGQLNKFESLELCRPVLQQGRKQLLEKWLKEDKLECSEELGDLVKTADPTLALSVYLRANVPNKVIQCFAETGQFQKIVLYAKKVGYTPDWIFLLRSVMRVSPEQGLQFSQMLVQDEEPLANINQIVDVFMEHSLLQQCTSFLLDALKNNRPAEGHLQTRLLEMNLIHAPQVADAILGNQMFTHYDRAHVAQLCEKAGLLQRALEHYTDLYDIKRAVVHTHLLNPEWLVNFFGSLSVEDSVECLRAMLSANIRQNLQLCVQVASKYHEQLGTQSLVELFESFKSYEGLFYFLGSIVNFSQDPDVHFKYIQAACKTGQIKEVERICRESNCYNPERVKNFLKEAKLTDQLPLIIVCDRFDFVHDLVLYLYRNNLQKYIEIYVQKVNPSRIPAVVGGLLDVDCSEDVIKNLIMVVRGQFSTDELVAEVEKRNRLKLLLPWLESRIHEGCEEPATHNALAKIYIDSNNNPERFLRENPYYDSRVVGKYCEKRDPHLACVAYERGQCDLELIKVCNENSLFKSEARYLVRRKDPELWANVLEENNPFRRQLIDQVVQTALSETQDPEEVSVTVKAFMTADLPNELIELLEKIVLDNSVFSEHRNLQNLLILTAIKADRTRVMEYINRLDNYDAPDIANIAISNELYEEAFAIFRKFDVNTSAIQVLIEHIGNLDRAYEFAERCNEPAVWSQLARAQLQKDLVKEAIDSYIKADDPSAYMEVVQAANRNDNWEDLVKFLQMARKKARESYVETELIFALAKTNRLSELEEFISGPNNAHIQQVGDRCYEEGMYEAAKLLYNNVSNFARLASTLVHLGEYQAAVDSGRKANSTRTWKEVCFACVDGKEFRLAQICGLHIVIHADELEELISYYQDRGYFEDLIALLEAALGLERAHMGMFTELAILYSKFKPQKMREHLELFWSRVNIPKVLRAAEQAHLWAELVFLYDKYEEYDNAIITMMNHPTDAWKEGQFKDIIAKVANVELYYKALQFYLDYKPLLINDLLLVLSPRLDHTRTVNFFSKVNQLFLVKPYLRSVQNHNNKGVNEALNNLLTEEEDFQGLRASIDAYDNFDNITLAQRLEKHELIEFRRIAAYLYKGNNRWKQSVELCKKDRLYKDAMQYAAESKDAELAEKLLQWFLEEGKQECFAACLFTCYDLLHPDVVLELAWRHNIMDFAMPYFIQVMREYLTKVDGLFYKVDKLDASESLRKEEEQVAEPTPIVFGQQLMLTAGPSAVPPQANFPYGYTAPGFTQPPVYGFNM, from the exons cTCCAAAATTTGGGCATTAATCCAGCAAACATTGGATTCAGCACCCTAACAATGGAGTCTGACAAGTTCATCTGCATAAGGGAGAAAGTAGGAGAGCAGGCACAAGTAGTGATAATTGACATGAGTGATCCAACAACACCCATCAGACGTCCAATTTCTGCAGAAAGTGCCATCATGAATCCAGCCTCTAAAGTAATAGCACTCAAAG CTGGGAAAACACTTCAGATCTTTAACATTGAGatgaaaagtaaaatgaaagcCCACACAATGGCTGAGGAAGTGATCTTCTGGAAATGGATATCTGTGAATACAGTTGCCTTGGTGACAGAGACAGCAGTGTACCACTGGAGCATGGAGGGAGAATCACAACCCCAAAAGATGTTTGATAGACATGCTAGTCTTGCAGGCTGCCAAATCATCAATTACAGAACAGATGAACACCAAAAATGGCTGCTGCTGATAGGAATTTCAGCACAG cAAAATCGTGTGGTTGGTGCAATGCAGCTGTACTCAGTTGATAGAAAAGTCTCCCAACCTATAGAAGGCCATGCAGCAGCATTTGCAGAATTCAAAATAGAGGGAAATGCCAAACCTTCTACCCTCTTCTGTTTTGCTGTGAGGAGTCCTGCAGGAGGCAAG CTGCACATAATCGAAGTAGGTCAGCCAGCTACTGGAAATCAGCCATTTGTTAAGAAAGCTGTTGATGTGTTTTTCCCACCTGAGGCACAGACAGACTTTCCTGTGGCAATGCAG ATTGGAATTAAGCATGGTGTGATTTATCTGATCACGAAGTATGGCTATATCCACATGTATGACTTGGAGTCTGGAGTGTGCATCTACATGAACCGTATTAGTGCTGACACTATATTTGTCACAGCTCCTCATGAACCTACCTCAGGCATTATTGGTGTGAACAAAAAAGGACAG GTGCTTTCTGTCTGTGTTGAGGAAGACAACATTGTGAACTACGCTACGAATGTTCTCCAGAATCCTGACTTGGGACTGCGAATGGCTATACGGAGTAAcctggcaggggcagaggagtTATTTGCCAGAAAGTTCAACACGCTGTTTGCTCAAGGAAACTATGCAGATGCTGCTAAAGTAGCTGCATCTGCACCAAAG GGAATTCTGCGTACCAGTGATACAATTAGGAAGTTCCAGAGTGTaccagctcagcctgggcaggCCTCGCCCCTGCTCCAGTACTTTGGAATATTGCTTGACCAGGGCCAGCTGAACAAGTTTGAATCTCTGGAGCTCTGTCGCCCCGTCCTGCAGCAGGGCCGCAAACAGCTTCTGGAGAAGTGGCTGAAGGAAGACAAG CTGGAGTGCTCGGAGGAGCTGGGAGACTTGGTGAAGACAGCTGACCCAACCCTTGCACTGAGCGTCTACCTTCGAGCTAATGTGCCAAACAAAGTGATCCAGTGCTTTGCTGAAACTGGCCAATTCCAGAAAATAGTGCTGTATGCTAAGAAG GTTGGCTATACCCCTGACTGGATCTTCCTGCTGAGAAGTGTGATGAGAGTCAGTCCAGAACAAGGCCTGCAGTTCTCTCAGATGCTGGTGCAGGATGAGGAGCCACTGGCAAACATTAACCAG ATTGTGGATGTGTTCATGGAGCACAgtctgctgcagcagtgcacaTCCTTTTTGTTGGATGCCCTGAAAAATAACCGCCCTGCAGAAGGCCACCTTCAGACCCGTCTCCTGGAAATGAATTTGATTCATGCCCCACAG GTTGCAGATGCCATCCTTGGAAACCAAATGTTTACACACTATGATCGTGCTCATGTTGCCCAGCTGTGTGAAAAGGCAGGCTTGCTCCAGCGAGCTTTGGAACACTACACAGATCTCTATGATATTAAACGTGCAGTTGTACATACTCACCTCTTGAATCCTGAG TGGCTCGTGAACTTCTTTGGCTCTCTCTCAGTTGAGGACTCTGTGGAGTGTTTGCGTGCCATGCTGTCAGCCAACATTCGGCAAAACCtacagctgtgtgtgcaggttGCTTCTAAATACCATGAACAGCTCGGCACCCAGTCTCTTGTGGAGCTTTTTGAATCTTTCAAAAGCTATGAAG GACTGTTCTATTTCTTGGGTTCCATTGTAAACTTTAGCCAGGATCCAGATGTTCACTTCAAGTACATCCAGGCAGCTTGCAAGACTGGACAGATAAAGGAAGTGGAAAGAATCTGTCGTGAAAGTAACTGTTATAACCCAGAACGAGTGAAGAACTTCCTGAAG GAGGCAAAGCTCACAGATCAGCTTCCTCTGATCATTGTCTGCGATCGGTTTGACTTTGTTCATGACCTGGTGCTCTATTTGTATCGCAATAATCTGCAGAAGTATATTGAGATCTATGTACAGAAG GTGAATCCTAGCCGTATACCAGCAGTGGTTGGAGGCCTTCTTGATGTGGATTGTTCTGAAGATGTCATCAAGAACTTGATCATGGTGGTGAGAGGGCAGTTCTCCACAGATGAGCTGGTGGCTGaagtggaaaaaagaaatcg GCTTAAGTTGCTGTTGCCATGGCTTGAATCAAGGATTCATGAAGGCTGTGAAGAACCTGCAACTCATAATGCTTTGGCCAAAATCTACATTGACAGTAATAATAATCCAGAGCGCTTCCTTCGTGAGAATCCTTACTATGACAGCCGTGTAGTTGGCAAATACTGTGAAAAGAGGGACCCTCATCTGGCCTGCGTTGCTTATGAGAGGGGGCAGTGTGATCTGGAACTCATAAAG GTGTGCAACGAGAACTCCCTGTTTAAGAGCGAGGCTCGCTACCTGGTGCGCAGGAAGgaccctgagctctgggcaaaTGTACTGGAAGAAAACAACCCATTCAGGCGGCAGCTTATTGACCAG GTTGTCCAAACAGCTTTATCAGAGACACAGGATCCAGAGGAAGTTTCTGTAACTGTGAAAGCTTTCATGACTGCTGATCTGCCAAATGAACTGATTGAATTATTGGAAAAAATTGTCTTGGATAATTCTGTATTCAGTGAACACAG GAATCTGCAGAACCTGCTGATCCTGACTGCCATTAAGGCCGACCGCACCCGAGTGATGGAGTACATCAATCGGCTGGATAACTATGATGCCCCAGATATTGCCAACATTGCCATCAGTAATGAGCTATATGAGGAGGCCTTTGCTATATTCAGAAAATTTGATGTCAATACTTCAGCAATTCAG GTGCTGATTGAGCACATTGGCAACTTAGACCGTGCTTATGAATTTGCAGAGAGATGTAATGAACCAGCAGtgtggagccagctggccagagcccagctccagaAGGACTTGGTGAAGGAAGCCATTGACTCCTATATAAAGGCAGATGATCCATCTGCCTACATGGAAGTTGTTCAGGCAGCTAATAGAAATG ATAATTGGGAGGACCTAGTCAAGTTCTTACAGATGGCCAGGAAGAAGGCCAGAGAGTCTTATGTAGAGACAGAACTTATTTTTGCTTTGGCAAAAACTAATCGTCTGTCAGAACTGGAGGAGTTTATTAGCGGCCCTAATAATGCCCATATACAACAG GTCGGTGATCGCTGTTATGAAGAGGGGATGTACGAAGCAGCAAAACTTCTCTATAACAATGTGTCCAACTTTGCTCGCCTGGCATCTACCCTGGTGCACCTTGGGGAGTATCAGGCAGCAGTGGACAGTGGCCGCAAAGCCAATAGCACAAGGACTTGGAAAGAG gtctgttttgcctgtgtggATGGAAAAGAATTTCGCTTGGCACAGATCTGTGGCTTGCACATAGTCATCCATGCTGATGAACTTGAGGAGCTGATCAGTTACTATCAG GATCGTGGCTACTTTGAAGACCTCATTGCCCTTTTGGAAGCTGCTCTGGGCCTAGAGCGTGCTCACATGGGGATGTTTACTGAACTTGCCATCTTATACTCCAAATTCAAGCCTCAGAAAATGAGAGAACATCTGGAACTTTTCTGGTCTAGAGTTAATATTCCAAAG gttctcagagctgcagaacAGGCTCATCTCTGGGCAGAACTTGTATTCCTGTATGACAAGTATGAGGAGTATGACAATGCAATAATTACTATGATGAATCATCCCACGGATGCCTGGAAAGAAGGCCAGTTTAAAGACATAATTGCCAAG GTGGCCAATGTAGAGCTGTACTACAAAGCCTTGCAGTTCTACTTAGACTACAAACCTCTGCTGATCAATGATCTCCTGCTTGTATTATCTCCACGACTGGATCACACCAGGACAGTCAATTTTTTCTCAAAG GTTAATCAGCTATTTCTAGTAAAGCCTTACCTGCGTTCAGTCCAGAACCACAACAATAAAGGAGTTAACGAAGCTCTAAACAACCTTTTAACAGAAGAGGAAGATTTCCAG GGTTTGAGAGCTTCCATTGATGCCTATGACAACTTTGATAACATAACATTGGCTCAGCGTCTGGAAAAGCATGAACTAATTGAATTTAGGCGTATTGCAGCGTACTTGTACAAGGGTAACAACCGCTGGAAACAGAGCGTGGAGCTGTGCAAGAAAGACCGTCTGTATAAG GATGCTATGCAGTATGCTGCAGAGTCCAAAGATGCAGAGCTGGCTGAGAAGCTGCTCCAGTGGTTCTTGGAAGAAGGCAAGCAGGAGTGCTTTGCAGCCTGCCTTTTCACATGCTATGACTTGCTGCACCCAGATGTAGTCCTTGAGTTGGCATGGAGACATAACATCATGGACTTTGCAATGCCTTATTTCATCCAAGTGATGAGAGAGTACCTTACCAAA GTTGATGGACTGTTCTATAAG
- the CLTCL1 gene encoding clathrin heavy chain 2 isoform X3, protein MKSKMKAHTMAEEVIFWKWISVNTVALVTETAVYHWSMEGESQPQKMFDRHASLAGCQIINYRTDEHQKWLLLIGISAQQNRVVGAMQLYSVDRKVSQPIEGHAAAFAEFKIEGNAKPSTLFCFAVRSPAGGKLHIIEVGQPATGNQPFVKKAVDVFFPPEAQTDFPVAMQIGIKHGVIYLITKYGYIHMYDLESGVCIYMNRISADTIFVTAPHEPTSGIIGVNKKGQVLSVCVEEDNIVNYATNVLQNPDLGLRMAIRSNLAGAEELFARKFNTLFAQGNYADAAKVAASAPKGILRTSDTIRKFQSVPAQPGQASPLLQYFGILLDQGQLNKFESLELCRPVLQQGRKQLLEKWLKEDKLECSEELGDLVKTADPTLALSVYLRANVPNKVIQCFAETGQFQKIVLYAKKVGYTPDWIFLLRSVMRVSPEQGLQFSQMLVQDEEPLANINQIVDVFMEHSLLQQCTSFLLDALKNNRPAEGHLQTRLLEMNLIHAPQVADAILGNQMFTHYDRAHVAQLCEKAGLLQRALEHYTDLYDIKRAVVHTHLLNPEWLVNFFGSLSVEDSVECLRAMLSANIRQNLQLCVQVASKYHEQLGTQSLVELFESFKSYEGLFYFLGSIVNFSQDPDVHFKYIQAACKTGQIKEVERICRESNCYNPERVKNFLKEAKLTDQLPLIIVCDRFDFVHDLVLYLYRNNLQKYIEIYVQKVNPSRIPAVVGGLLDVDCSEDVIKNLIMVVRGQFSTDELVAEVEKRNRLKLLLPWLESRIHEGCEEPATHNALAKIYIDSNNNPERFLRENPYYDSRVVGKYCEKRDPHLACVAYERGQCDLELIKVCNENSLFKSEARYLVRRKDPELWANVLEENNPFRRQLIDQVVQTALSETQDPEEVSVTVKAFMTADLPNELIELLEKIVLDNSVFSEHRNLQNLLILTAIKADRTRVMEYINRLDNYDAPDIANIAISNELYEEAFAIFRKFDVNTSAIQVLIEHIGNLDRAYEFAERCNEPAVWSQLARAQLQKDLVKEAIDSYIKADDPSAYMEVVQAANRNDNWEDLVKFLQMARKKARESYVETELIFALAKTNRLSELEEFISGPNNAHIQQVGDRCYEEGMYEAAKLLYNNVSNFARLASTLVHLGEYQAAVDSGRKANSTRTWKEVCFACVDGKEFRLAQICGLHIVIHADELEELISYYQDRGYFEDLIALLEAALGLERAHMGMFTELAILYSKFKPQKMREHLELFWSRVNIPKVLRAAEQAHLWAELVFLYDKYEEYDNAIITMMNHPTDAWKEGQFKDIIAKVANVELYYKALQFYLDYKPLLINDLLLVLSPRLDHTRTVNFFSKVNQLFLVKPYLRSVQNHNNKGVNEALNNLLTEEEDFQGLRASIDAYDNFDNITLAQRLEKHELIEFRRIAAYLYKGNNRWKQSVELCKKDRLYKDAMQYAAESKDAELAEKLLQWFLEEGKQECFAACLFTCYDLLHPDVVLELAWRHNIMDFAMPYFIQVMREYLTKVDGLFYKVDKLDASESLRKEEEQVAEPTPIVFGQQLMLTAGPSAVPPQANFPYGYTAPGFTQPPVYGFNM, encoded by the exons atgaaaagtaaaatgaaagcCCACACAATGGCTGAGGAAGTGATCTTCTGGAAATGGATATCTGTGAATACAGTTGCCTTGGTGACAGAGACAGCAGTGTACCACTGGAGCATGGAGGGAGAATCACAACCCCAAAAGATGTTTGATAGACATGCTAGTCTTGCAGGCTGCCAAATCATCAATTACAGAACAGATGAACACCAAAAATGGCTGCTGCTGATAGGAATTTCAGCACAG cAAAATCGTGTGGTTGGTGCAATGCAGCTGTACTCAGTTGATAGAAAAGTCTCCCAACCTATAGAAGGCCATGCAGCAGCATTTGCAGAATTCAAAATAGAGGGAAATGCCAAACCTTCTACCCTCTTCTGTTTTGCTGTGAGGAGTCCTGCAGGAGGCAAG CTGCACATAATCGAAGTAGGTCAGCCAGCTACTGGAAATCAGCCATTTGTTAAGAAAGCTGTTGATGTGTTTTTCCCACCTGAGGCACAGACAGACTTTCCTGTGGCAATGCAG ATTGGAATTAAGCATGGTGTGATTTATCTGATCACGAAGTATGGCTATATCCACATGTATGACTTGGAGTCTGGAGTGTGCATCTACATGAACCGTATTAGTGCTGACACTATATTTGTCACAGCTCCTCATGAACCTACCTCAGGCATTATTGGTGTGAACAAAAAAGGACAG GTGCTTTCTGTCTGTGTTGAGGAAGACAACATTGTGAACTACGCTACGAATGTTCTCCAGAATCCTGACTTGGGACTGCGAATGGCTATACGGAGTAAcctggcaggggcagaggagtTATTTGCCAGAAAGTTCAACACGCTGTTTGCTCAAGGAAACTATGCAGATGCTGCTAAAGTAGCTGCATCTGCACCAAAG GGAATTCTGCGTACCAGTGATACAATTAGGAAGTTCCAGAGTGTaccagctcagcctgggcaggCCTCGCCCCTGCTCCAGTACTTTGGAATATTGCTTGACCAGGGCCAGCTGAACAAGTTTGAATCTCTGGAGCTCTGTCGCCCCGTCCTGCAGCAGGGCCGCAAACAGCTTCTGGAGAAGTGGCTGAAGGAAGACAAG CTGGAGTGCTCGGAGGAGCTGGGAGACTTGGTGAAGACAGCTGACCCAACCCTTGCACTGAGCGTCTACCTTCGAGCTAATGTGCCAAACAAAGTGATCCAGTGCTTTGCTGAAACTGGCCAATTCCAGAAAATAGTGCTGTATGCTAAGAAG GTTGGCTATACCCCTGACTGGATCTTCCTGCTGAGAAGTGTGATGAGAGTCAGTCCAGAACAAGGCCTGCAGTTCTCTCAGATGCTGGTGCAGGATGAGGAGCCACTGGCAAACATTAACCAG ATTGTGGATGTGTTCATGGAGCACAgtctgctgcagcagtgcacaTCCTTTTTGTTGGATGCCCTGAAAAATAACCGCCCTGCAGAAGGCCACCTTCAGACCCGTCTCCTGGAAATGAATTTGATTCATGCCCCACAG GTTGCAGATGCCATCCTTGGAAACCAAATGTTTACACACTATGATCGTGCTCATGTTGCCCAGCTGTGTGAAAAGGCAGGCTTGCTCCAGCGAGCTTTGGAACACTACACAGATCTCTATGATATTAAACGTGCAGTTGTACATACTCACCTCTTGAATCCTGAG TGGCTCGTGAACTTCTTTGGCTCTCTCTCAGTTGAGGACTCTGTGGAGTGTTTGCGTGCCATGCTGTCAGCCAACATTCGGCAAAACCtacagctgtgtgtgcaggttGCTTCTAAATACCATGAACAGCTCGGCACCCAGTCTCTTGTGGAGCTTTTTGAATCTTTCAAAAGCTATGAAG GACTGTTCTATTTCTTGGGTTCCATTGTAAACTTTAGCCAGGATCCAGATGTTCACTTCAAGTACATCCAGGCAGCTTGCAAGACTGGACAGATAAAGGAAGTGGAAAGAATCTGTCGTGAAAGTAACTGTTATAACCCAGAACGAGTGAAGAACTTCCTGAAG GAGGCAAAGCTCACAGATCAGCTTCCTCTGATCATTGTCTGCGATCGGTTTGACTTTGTTCATGACCTGGTGCTCTATTTGTATCGCAATAATCTGCAGAAGTATATTGAGATCTATGTACAGAAG GTGAATCCTAGCCGTATACCAGCAGTGGTTGGAGGCCTTCTTGATGTGGATTGTTCTGAAGATGTCATCAAGAACTTGATCATGGTGGTGAGAGGGCAGTTCTCCACAGATGAGCTGGTGGCTGaagtggaaaaaagaaatcg GCTTAAGTTGCTGTTGCCATGGCTTGAATCAAGGATTCATGAAGGCTGTGAAGAACCTGCAACTCATAATGCTTTGGCCAAAATCTACATTGACAGTAATAATAATCCAGAGCGCTTCCTTCGTGAGAATCCTTACTATGACAGCCGTGTAGTTGGCAAATACTGTGAAAAGAGGGACCCTCATCTGGCCTGCGTTGCTTATGAGAGGGGGCAGTGTGATCTGGAACTCATAAAG GTGTGCAACGAGAACTCCCTGTTTAAGAGCGAGGCTCGCTACCTGGTGCGCAGGAAGgaccctgagctctgggcaaaTGTACTGGAAGAAAACAACCCATTCAGGCGGCAGCTTATTGACCAG GTTGTCCAAACAGCTTTATCAGAGACACAGGATCCAGAGGAAGTTTCTGTAACTGTGAAAGCTTTCATGACTGCTGATCTGCCAAATGAACTGATTGAATTATTGGAAAAAATTGTCTTGGATAATTCTGTATTCAGTGAACACAG GAATCTGCAGAACCTGCTGATCCTGACTGCCATTAAGGCCGACCGCACCCGAGTGATGGAGTACATCAATCGGCTGGATAACTATGATGCCCCAGATATTGCCAACATTGCCATCAGTAATGAGCTATATGAGGAGGCCTTTGCTATATTCAGAAAATTTGATGTCAATACTTCAGCAATTCAG GTGCTGATTGAGCACATTGGCAACTTAGACCGTGCTTATGAATTTGCAGAGAGATGTAATGAACCAGCAGtgtggagccagctggccagagcccagctccagaAGGACTTGGTGAAGGAAGCCATTGACTCCTATATAAAGGCAGATGATCCATCTGCCTACATGGAAGTTGTTCAGGCAGCTAATAGAAATG ATAATTGGGAGGACCTAGTCAAGTTCTTACAGATGGCCAGGAAGAAGGCCAGAGAGTCTTATGTAGAGACAGAACTTATTTTTGCTTTGGCAAAAACTAATCGTCTGTCAGAACTGGAGGAGTTTATTAGCGGCCCTAATAATGCCCATATACAACAG GTCGGTGATCGCTGTTATGAAGAGGGGATGTACGAAGCAGCAAAACTTCTCTATAACAATGTGTCCAACTTTGCTCGCCTGGCATCTACCCTGGTGCACCTTGGGGAGTATCAGGCAGCAGTGGACAGTGGCCGCAAAGCCAATAGCACAAGGACTTGGAAAGAG gtctgttttgcctgtgtggATGGAAAAGAATTTCGCTTGGCACAGATCTGTGGCTTGCACATAGTCATCCATGCTGATGAACTTGAGGAGCTGATCAGTTACTATCAG GATCGTGGCTACTTTGAAGACCTCATTGCCCTTTTGGAAGCTGCTCTGGGCCTAGAGCGTGCTCACATGGGGATGTTTACTGAACTTGCCATCTTATACTCCAAATTCAAGCCTCAGAAAATGAGAGAACATCTGGAACTTTTCTGGTCTAGAGTTAATATTCCAAAG gttctcagagctgcagaacAGGCTCATCTCTGGGCAGAACTTGTATTCCTGTATGACAAGTATGAGGAGTATGACAATGCAATAATTACTATGATGAATCATCCCACGGATGCCTGGAAAGAAGGCCAGTTTAAAGACATAATTGCCAAG GTGGCCAATGTAGAGCTGTACTACAAAGCCTTGCAGTTCTACTTAGACTACAAACCTCTGCTGATCAATGATCTCCTGCTTGTATTATCTCCACGACTGGATCACACCAGGACAGTCAATTTTTTCTCAAAG GTTAATCAGCTATTTCTAGTAAAGCCTTACCTGCGTTCAGTCCAGAACCACAACAATAAAGGAGTTAACGAAGCTCTAAACAACCTTTTAACAGAAGAGGAAGATTTCCAG GGTTTGAGAGCTTCCATTGATGCCTATGACAACTTTGATAACATAACATTGGCTCAGCGTCTGGAAAAGCATGAACTAATTGAATTTAGGCGTATTGCAGCGTACTTGTACAAGGGTAACAACCGCTGGAAACAGAGCGTGGAGCTGTGCAAGAAAGACCGTCTGTATAAG GATGCTATGCAGTATGCTGCAGAGTCCAAAGATGCAGAGCTGGCTGAGAAGCTGCTCCAGTGGTTCTTGGAAGAAGGCAAGCAGGAGTGCTTTGCAGCCTGCCTTTTCACATGCTATGACTTGCTGCACCCAGATGTAGTCCTTGAGTTGGCATGGAGACATAACATCATGGACTTTGCAATGCCTTATTTCATCCAAGTGATGAGAGAGTACCTTACCAAA GTTGATGGACTGTTCTATAAG